The following proteins are encoded in a genomic region of Oscillospiraceae bacterium:
- the trmB gene encoding tRNA (guanosine(46)-N7)-methyltransferase TrmB, producing the protein MRIRKRKHTDERIDVCRDLVCENPAENKGNWKEVFGNENPIHIEIGCGKGDFIVELSRRNPDINYIAIEKEKDVIVLALEKAKAAETSNVIYCNSYAENLTEFFDKGEVERIYLNFSDPWKKSRHAKRRLTSQKFLQAYKDILPSHGSIFFKTDNRPLFDFSLEQFPLGGFRLENVTFDLHNSEFAADNIMTEYERNFSAKGFPINRLEAYVQEDTDEKTDNIPG; encoded by the coding sequence ATGAGAATAAGAAAAAGAAAACATACCGATGAAAGAATAGACGTTTGCCGCGATTTGGTGTGTGAAAACCCTGCGGAAAACAAAGGAAATTGGAAAGAGGTATTCGGCAACGAAAATCCGATACACATTGAAATCGGCTGCGGTAAGGGCGATTTTATCGTTGAATTATCACGCCGTAATCCGGATATTAACTACATCGCCATAGAAAAGGAAAAGGACGTTATCGTTCTGGCTCTGGAAAAAGCAAAGGCGGCGGAAACTTCCAACGTAATATATTGCAACAGCTATGCCGAAAATCTCACGGAGTTTTTTGACAAAGGCGAGGTGGAGCGCATTTACCTGAATTTTTCCGACCCCTGGAAAAAATCCCGCCATGCAAAGCGCAGACTGACAAGTCAGAAATTCCTGCAGGCTTATAAGGATATTCTCCCCTCTCACGGAAGTATTTTCTTCAAAACGGACAACCGGCCTCTGTTTGACTTTTCGCTGGAGCAGTTCCCTCTGGGAGGCTTCAGACTCGAAAACGTCACCTTCGACCTGCACAACAGTGAATTTGCGGCAGATAATATAATGACGGAATACGAACGAAACTTTTCCGCCAAAGGCTTCCCCATAAACCGTCTGGAGGCTTATGTACAGGAGGATACGGATGAAAAAACTGATAATATCCCCGGATAA
- a CDS encoding alpha-L-fucosidase: MSSYITKKTDGDTAWFTQDRFGMFIHFGLYSMPARHEWVKSVEKISEEKYDKYFEHFNPDMFDASEWAKKAKNAGMKYAVLTAKHHEGFCMFDSAYTDYKSTACPAKRDFVKEFTDAFRAEGLKVGIYYSLIDWHHPDYQIDIFHPRRCEPDAREQNKTRNMKAYREYVFNQVRELLTNYGKIDILWFDFTYPTMESIRNEYNEFAIRDYKEWMPWTNSETWDSENLVKMIRQINPGIIINDRLGFPQDVRTPEQSIALDWPLYKGTNEKAVWESCQTFSGSWGYFRDEMSWKTPDALLRLLINCVSKGGNLIMNVGPTSRGYFDARANKALEAYGEWMKYNSRSIYNCTMAEPGFKAPIGTLLTQSSDEKRLYIHLIDYPFAQLTMKDLPCNIGYAQFLHDGSEIRYRKEANGEISFIIPGIKPDCVIPVIEVFLD; the protein is encoded by the coding sequence ATGTCAAGCTATATCACTAAAAAGACAGACGGCGATACGGCCTGGTTTACCCAAGACCGCTTCGGTATGTTCATACATTTCGGCTTATATTCCATGCCTGCAAGACATGAATGGGTAAAGTCGGTTGAGAAAATCAGTGAGGAGAAATATGACAAATATTTCGAGCACTTCAATCCCGATATGTTCGATGCCTCAGAATGGGCAAAAAAAGCAAAAAATGCCGGCATGAAATACGCCGTACTGACCGCAAAGCACCATGAGGGCTTTTGTATGTTTGACTCGGCATACACCGACTACAAATCCACCGCCTGCCCCGCAAAAAGAGACTTTGTCAAGGAATTCACCGATGCTTTCCGCGCGGAGGGCTTAAAGGTGGGCATTTATTATTCTCTCATCGACTGGCACCACCCGGATTATCAGATTGACATATTCCACCCCAGACGTTGTGAGCCGGATGCCCGCGAGCAGAACAAAACCCGCAACATGAAAGCATACAGGGAGTATGTATTCAACCAGGTAAGAGAGCTTCTTACCAACTACGGAAAAATCGATATTCTATGGTTTGACTTTACATATCCCACAATGGAAAGCATACGGAACGAATACAATGAGTTTGCAATCAGGGATTATAAAGAATGGATGCCCTGGACAAATTCCGAAACATGGGACAGTGAAAATCTTGTAAAAATGATAAGACAGATCAATCCCGGTATCATCATAAATGACCGTCTTGGCTTCCCGCAGGATGTACGAACCCCCGAGCAAAGCATAGCTCTCGACTGGCCTCTTTACAAAGGTACAAACGAAAAAGCCGTGTGGGAATCCTGCCAGACGTTTTCCGGCTCGTGGGGATATTTCCGTGACGAAATGAGCTGGAAAACCCCCGATGCGCTCCTGCGTCTGCTCATAAACTGTGTGTCAAAAGGCGGGAACCTCATTATGAATGTAGGCCCCACCTCGCGCGGATACTTTGACGCCCGTGCAAACAAAGCGCTTGAAGCATACGGCGAATGGATGAAGTACAATAGCCGTTCTATATATAACTGTACAATGGCAGAGCCGGGATTCAAAGCACCCATCGGCACACTTCTCACTCAGTCCTCGGACGAAAAAAGGCTGTATATCCATCTGATAGATTATCCTTTTGCACAGCTCACCATGAAGGACCTCCCGTGCAACATCGGCTATGCCCAGTTCCTGCATGACGGCAGTGAAATACGTTACAGAAAAGAAGCAAACGGAGAAATATCCTTCATCATCCCGGGTATAAAGCCCGACTGCGTTATCCCCGTAATAGAGGTATTTCTGGATTGA
- a CDS encoding ATP--guanido phosphotransferase, with protein MNGDVIISSRVRLARNLAEYPFPNRTSPAQKNEICDKIRDIFRENKSFGIAHYSKMSETERISLVEKHFISREFAARSEGRELITADTVTVMVNEEDTLRIQSIVPGFDIDRAFKNADLTDTLIDENVKYAFDEQLGYLTACPTNLGCAMRASVMLHLPALVQTGQLNSLANSMSGLGFTIRGMYGEGSKAKGSIYQISNMHSEGRSETEIIENLKKIIVRIVDSELKARKTICEKSPIQAEDKILRSAAIAKSAKLMSEEEYFNILSDIAIGLTCGIIKDTTPSALYSTLNTLLTATIMAENRDVTDGLTRRMHRAEHMKKIFDGVM; from the coding sequence ATGAACGGCGATGTTATCATTTCTTCCCGCGTACGCCTTGCCCGAAACCTTGCGGAATATCCGTTTCCCAACCGTACAAGCCCTGCTCAGAAGAACGAGATATGCGATAAAATACGGGATATATTCCGTGAAAATAAAAGCTTCGGCATAGCGCACTATTCCAAAATGAGCGAAACCGAGCGCATATCACTGGTGGAAAAACACTTTATCAGCCGTGAGTTCGCGGCACGTTCCGAAGGCAGAGAGCTTATAACCGCCGACACCGTTACCGTTATGGTCAACGAGGAGGACACCCTGAGAATCCAGAGCATAGTTCCCGGATTTGATATTGACCGGGCATTTAAAAATGCAGACCTTACCGATACACTGATAGACGAAAATGTAAAATACGCATTTGACGAACAGCTTGGATATCTTACCGCCTGCCCCACAAATCTGGGCTGTGCAATGCGTGCATCGGTAATGCTTCATCTTCCTGCATTGGTACAAACGGGTCAGCTTAATTCGCTTGCAAATTCCATGAGCGGACTCGGCTTTACCATTCGCGGAATGTACGGCGAGGGAAGTAAGGCAAAAGGAAGCATATACCAGATTTCCAATATGCATTCAGAGGGAAGAAGCGAAACAGAGATAATAGAAAACCTTAAAAAAATAATAGTCCGTATTGTGGACAGCGAGCTTAAGGCGCGTAAGACGATATGTGAAAAGTCACCCATACAGGCAGAGGATAAAATACTTCGCTCTGCCGCGATTGCCAAAAGTGCAAAGCTCATGAGTGAGGAAGAGTATTTCAATATTCTGTCGGATATCGCCATCGGGCTTACATGCGGAATCATCAAAGATACCACCCCCTCGGCGCTGTACTCCACACTGAACACACTGCTTACCGCTACCATTATGGCGGAAAACCGCGATGTTACGGATGGTCTTACACGCCGTATGCACCGTGCTGAGCACATGAAAAAAATATTTGACGGAGTGATGTAA
- a CDS encoding glycerate kinase, which yields MYRRIRMKKLIISPDKFKGTISAVRICDIIEEQFLKEFPDIEIIKLPIADGGDGTAACFESRNGARKIPCEVYDPFFERIMSHFIMLGETAIIEMALYAGLALAGDRKNPLKATTYGVGQAALEAIKQGAKKVVFALGGSATNDMACGLLCAMGMKFYDKDKKAFIPTGGTLCDIADYDTVDLEKNTRGVEFEVMCDIDNPLYGKNGAAYVFSPQKGADENAVIKLDEGLKHLSDLYTKKSGKDVSRLAGAGAAGGMGGGLNAFLGARLKSGIESVLDIFGFDALLNGCDMVITGEGRLDSQTLGGKVICGIAKRCKAQSVPLIAICGDTFSCPDEIYSLGVSGVFSINTSPMCFEDAVPHSARNLAAVASNIAKLIKVSER from the coding sequence ATGTACAGGAGGATACGGATGAAAAAACTGATAATATCCCCGGATAAATTCAAAGGAACAATCAGTGCCGTCAGGATATGCGATATAATAGAAGAACAATTTTTAAAGGAATTTCCCGATATCGAGATAATAAAGCTTCCCATAGCCGACGGCGGAGACGGTACTGCGGCATGCTTTGAAAGCCGAAACGGTGCAAGAAAAATCCCCTGTGAGGTATACGACCCGTTCTTTGAGCGCATTATGAGTCATTTTATAATGCTGGGCGAAACAGCCATAATCGAAATGGCGTTATACGCAGGTCTGGCACTTGCGGGAGACAGAAAAAATCCCCTCAAAGCCACCACCTACGGCGTTGGTCAGGCAGCGCTTGAAGCAATAAAGCAGGGGGCAAAAAAGGTTGTATTCGCTTTGGGCGGAAGTGCCACCAACGACATGGCGTGCGGTCTTTTGTGTGCCATGGGTATGAAATTTTACGACAAGGACAAAAAAGCATTTATCCCCACCGGCGGAACTCTGTGTGATATTGCGGATTACGACACCGTTGACCTCGAAAAGAACACCCGTGGTGTGGAATTTGAGGTAATGTGTGACATAGATAATCCCCTTTACGGCAAAAACGGTGCGGCATATGTATTTTCACCCCAGAAGGGTGCAGACGAAAATGCGGTAATAAAGCTGGACGAGGGCTTAAAGCACCTTTCCGACCTGTACACGAAAAAAAGCGGAAAAGATGTTTCACGTCTTGCCGGTGCAGGTGCCGCAGGCGGTATGGGCGGAGGTCTTAATGCTTTTCTGGGCGCAAGGCTTAAAAGCGGAATAGAATCGGTGCTTGACATTTTCGGTTTTGATGCATTGCTGAATGGCTGTGACATGGTAATCACAGGCGAAGGAAGACTTGATTCCCAGACGCTTGGCGGAAAAGTAATATGCGGTATTGCCAAGCGATGCAAGGCGCAAAGCGTGCCTCTGATTGCCATATGCGGAGACACCTTTTCCTGCCCAGACGAGATATATTCTCTTGGTGTTTCGGGCGTTTTTTCCATCAACACCTCCCCTATGTGCTTTGAGGACGCTGTCCCGCACTCCGCGCGCAATCTTGCCGCCGTGGCATCAAATATCGCAAAGCTGATAAAAGTAAGTGAAAGATGA
- a CDS encoding CtsR family transcriptional regulator gives MLISDIVAQMISELLEQNDGTLEIGRNELASRAGCVPSQINYVITSRFTPERGYIVESRRGGGGYLKITRVKMDRNTYLMHFYNAIGASLDSDTAKAFIVNLFDKDIITKREASLMNILFSDTSLDGVPREKRNKVRADLFKNAILILIKE, from the coding sequence ATGTTGATATCCGATATAGTTGCACAAATGATAAGCGAGCTTTTGGAGCAGAACGACGGCACGCTGGAGATAGGCAGAAATGAGCTTGCCAGCCGTGCGGGCTGTGTGCCCAGCCAGATAAATTACGTTATAACCTCACGCTTTACGCCTGAAAGGGGATATATAGTGGAAAGCCGCAGAGGCGGCGGAGGCTATCTTAAAATAACCCGCGTAAAGATGGACCGAAATACTTATCTGATGCATTTTTACAATGCTATCGGCGCAAGCCTTGACAGCGACACGGCAAAGGCATTTATTGTCAATCTTTTTGACAAGGATATTATTACCAAAAGGGAAGCATCTCTCATGAATATTTTGTTTTCCGACACTTCTCTTGACGGTGTTCCGCGTGAAAAACGAAACAAAGTGCGCGCCGACCTTTTCAAAAACGCAATTCTTATTCTCATAAAGGAGTGA
- a CDS encoding ATP-dependent Clp protease ATP-binding subunit has product MNNNKFTERAEKALNASHNLAGELGHSYIGSEHILLGLLSEKGCVAQSILENQGITFDAAHQKVVQVCGTGERSDVSASEMTARTKAIIQNAYYESRRYRQNLAGTEHILLSLIKMQDCVGTRIINSLGGDIRTIHKTLMEYLESTGADNTEGVDASAHHASREHGTGDKNTPNLSQFGRDLTQAAKEGKIDPIIGRDTEMQRVIQILSRRTKNNPCLIGEAGVGKTAVAEGLAQKIVAGDVPETLAGKRVITLDISGMVAGTKYRGEFEERIKNILAEVVRAGNVILFIDEIHTLVGAGSAEGAVDAANILKPSLARGELQVIGATTINEYRKYIEKDPALERRFQSVTVGEPSEEDALEILMGIREKYEAHHKVKITDDAVKAAVKLSKRYINDRYLPDKAIDLIDEAASKKRINGFTAPTGLKELEAQIKEENAKREEAAKNQEFEKAIEYRESVKKLTEQRDEIKKQWEKQRSEINLEIGEEDIADIVTQWTNIPVKKLMQEESEKLLNLESILKERVIGQDKAVTAVSRAIRRSRTGLKDPRRPVGSFIFLGPTGVGKTELCKVLADVMFGDVNKMIRVDMSEFMEKHSVSKLIGSPPGYVGYDEGGQLTEKIRRNPYSVILFDEIEKAHPDVFNILLQILEDGVLTDAQGRKVDFKNTVIILTSNVGARAITEHKPLGFGETKPTEKEQQDAEAEVMSSLKQTFKPEFLNRIDDIIVFRKLDKENIQKIARNMLAEIANRVNALNINITFDDAVVEFLADAGFDPVYGARPLRREIQRKVEDTFSNALLEAKFKEGDNVTATLENGEIVYNN; this is encoded by the coding sequence ATGAATAATAACAAATTTACCGAAAGAGCAGAAAAAGCCCTTAATGCATCTCACAATCTCGCGGGTGAGCTGGGGCACAGCTATATCGGAAGCGAACATATATTACTGGGACTTTTGTCCGAAAAAGGGTGCGTTGCCCAAAGCATACTTGAAAATCAGGGTATCACCTTTGATGCGGCGCATCAGAAGGTGGTGCAGGTATGCGGAACGGGAGAGCGCAGTGACGTTTCGGCAAGCGAAATGACCGCGCGCACCAAGGCAATTATACAGAATGCCTACTACGAATCCCGCCGTTACCGTCAGAATCTTGCCGGTACGGAGCATATCCTGCTGTCGCTTATTAAAATGCAGGACTGCGTGGGAACACGCATTATAAATTCACTGGGCGGGGACATTCGCACAATTCATAAGACACTTATGGAATATCTGGAAAGCACAGGCGCTGATAATACAGAAGGTGTCGATGCTTCTGCTCATCATGCTTCGCGTGAGCATGGCACAGGTGACAAAAATACACCCAATCTCAGCCAGTTCGGCAGAGACCTTACCCAGGCGGCGAAAGAAGGCAAAATCGACCCCATTATCGGACGTGATACCGAAATGCAGAGGGTTATTCAGATACTTTCCCGAAGAACAAAAAACAATCCTTGTCTCATAGGTGAGGCGGGTGTGGGAAAAACTGCTGTGGCAGAAGGACTTGCACAGAAAATAGTGGCGGGAGATGTTCCCGAAACCCTTGCGGGGAAACGTGTTATAACACTTGATATTTCGGGCATGGTAGCAGGAACAAAGTACCGCGGCGAATTTGAGGAACGCATCAAGAACATACTTGCCGAGGTTGTGAGAGCTGGAAATGTTATCCTATTTATAGATGAGATACACACTCTGGTGGGTGCGGGCTCCGCAGAGGGCGCGGTAGATGCCGCAAATATATTGAAACCCTCTCTCGCACGCGGTGAGCTTCAGGTAATAGGTGCAACCACCATAAACGAATACCGCAAGTATATCGAGAAAGACCCTGCACTTGAAAGACGTTTTCAATCGGTGACGGTTGGTGAGCCGAGCGAGGAGGACGCTTTGGAAATCCTCATGGGAATACGCGAAAAATACGAAGCACACCACAAGGTGAAAATAACCGATGATGCCGTCAAAGCCGCGGTTAAGCTTTCAAAGCGTTATATAAATGACCGTTATCTTCCCGATAAGGCGATTGACCTCATTGACGAGGCGGCTTCAAAAAAACGAATAAACGGCTTTACCGCTCCCACGGGACTTAAAGAGCTTGAAGCGCAGATAAAAGAGGAAAACGCCAAGCGTGAGGAAGCTGCCAAAAATCAGGAGTTTGAAAAAGCCATCGAGTACCGTGAAAGCGTCAAAAAGCTGACCGAACAGCGTGACGAAATAAAGAAACAGTGGGAAAAGCAGCGCAGTGAAATAAATCTCGAAATTGGCGAGGAGGATATCGCCGACATTGTAACCCAGTGGACCAATATCCCCGTTAAAAAGCTCATGCAGGAGGAATCGGAAAAGCTTCTCAATCTTGAAAGCATTTTAAAGGAACGTGTAATCGGACAGGATAAGGCGGTGACCGCCGTGTCACGCGCTATCCGCCGAAGCAGAACGGGACTTAAAGACCCCCGCCGTCCGGTAGGCTCATTTATTTTCCTCGGTCCCACGGGTGTGGGTAAAACCGAGCTGTGCAAGGTGCTTGCGGATGTGATGTTCGGCGACGTTAATAAAATGATACGTGTGGATATGTCGGAGTTTATGGAGAAGCACAGTGTTTCAAAGCTCATCGGCTCTCCTCCCGGTTATGTAGGCTATGATGAGGGCGGTCAGCTTACAGAAAAGATACGCCGCAATCCCTATTCCGTCATCCTTTTTGACGAAATTGAAAAAGCTCATCCCGATGTTTTCAACATCCTTCTTCAGATTCTTGAGGATGGTGTTCTCACGGATGCCCAGGGCAGAAAGGTGGACTTCAAAAACACCGTCATAATTCTTACATCAAATGTAGGCGCGCGTGCCATTACCGAGCATAAGCCACTTGGCTTCGGCGAAACAAAGCCCACCGAAAAGGAACAGCAGGATGCGGAGGCGGAGGTTATGTCAAGCCTCAAACAGACCTTCAAGCCCGAGTTTTTAAACCGTATTGACGATATTATCGTTTTCCGCAAGCTTGACAAGGAAAATATTCAGAAAATTGCGCGTAATATGCTGGCTGAAATCGCAAACCGCGTCAACGCGTTGAATATAAACATCACCTTTGATGATGCTGTGGTGGAATTTCTTGCCGATGCGGGCTTCGACCCTGTTTACGGTGCACGTCCCCTGCGTCGTGAGATACAGCGCAAGGTGGAGGACACCTTCTCTAACGCACTGCTTGAAGCAAAATTCAAAGAAGGCGACAATGTGACTGCAACTCTTGAAAACGGCGAAAT